Part of the Eshraghiella crossota genome is shown below.
TATAAACAGTGGGGGGAATGTAATGAGTGTAATACCGACGGCGGCAATGTCTGTAAGTATGCTCTTAGGCATGGTAATGTGGCCGATAATTACCAAGAAACATGAGAAGAAAGAATCGCAACGGTGCGAAGCTGAACGACAGAAACTTTATAAAGAATATTTGTTTTCACTTAGGGATACAATTCGCAGGGAAATTGAAAATCAGGAACAAATTCTTAGAGAGAATAATATCTCAATAGATGAAGCTTCAGATAGAATAATAAACAGACTGGGGAATTTATGGGAAAGAAATATTAATCAGGATGATTTCCTGAGCATATCCCTTGGTAATGGCAATATTCAGATGTGTGAAGAAATTCAATTTCCGGACAGGAAATTTTCTGTGAATAAAGACAACCTTATTAATGATATGTTTGCACTGGCAAATGAACCGAGAGAACTTAAATCCGTACCGGTAGTACATTCTTTTAAAAATAATAAAGTGACGGGAATTATTGGAGAAAATGAGAGAAAAGTCAAAGATTTTGTAATGTCATTAATAATTAAAATTGCGGCATTACATAGTTATGATGAATTAAAATTAGTATTCATTCTTAGTGAAAAAGATGACGATATTGTTAATGTTGTAAAATGGTTTCCACATACATGGGATGATGAACATGTCAAGAGGTACATAGCTACTAATTTAAGGGAAGCTAAAGAAATATCGTCAGAACTGGAACAGGAGTTTTATAACAGGCGGGAGCTGCGAAACGAGGATATAGCTGCTCCATATTACCTAATTATCAGTACCAATAAGGAGATAGCGGAGAAAACAGAAATATATGATAAAGTTATAGAAAACAGTAACTGTAATGGATATAGCATTATTAATGTGTGTGGTAAATTCAGAATGTTACCTAAAGAAACAGTTTCTGTAATAGAAATTGATGACGAAGGTTCTAAAATATACGAAAAAAATGATATTTCGGGTAATTCTATTATGTTTGAAGCTGAAAGTGGAATAAAGTGTAATATTAATGATATAGCTGTAAGACTGGCTAATACTCAGTTGGACATTGCAAGCAGAATGTATGAATTACCGGATATGATAACATTCCTTGATATGTATGGAGTGGACAGGATAGAGCATCTTAATCCACTTATAAGATGGAAGGAAAATAATCCCACAGTTTCTCTTTCGGCACCTGTTGGCGTTGACACGACAGGTGAATTGTTCACGTTGGATTTACATGAAAAATATCAGGGACCACATGGGCTGGTAGCAGGTATGACAGGTTCCGGTAAAAGTGAGTTTATAATAACTTATATTTTATCAATGGCAGTTAATTATCATCCTGATGAGGTTGCATTTATATTAATTGACTATAAGGGCGGAGGCTTGACAGGAGCATTTGAAGATAAGGAAAAAGGAATAAAACTGCCTCATCTTGCGGGAACAATAACTAATCTTGATGGAGCTGCTGTTAAAAGATCATTGATTTCGATACAGAGTGAACTCAGGCGTAGACAGGCTGTGTTTAATGAAGCACGTAAGGTGTCTAACGAAGGAACCATGGATATATATAAGTACCAGAAATTATATCGTGATAAGGTTGTTACAGAACCTGTTCCACATTTGTTTATTATTTCAGATGAGTTTGCAGAACTTAAGACACAACAGCCTGAATTTATGGAACAGCTTATAAGTGCAGCAAGAATCGGACGAAGCCTGGGTGTGCATCTGATATTGGCAACACAGAAACCATCAGGAGTAGTTGATGACCAGATATGGAGTAATACCAGATTCAGGGTGTGTCTTAAAGTACAGGATAAATCAGACAGTAATGATATGATTAAAAGATCTGATGCGGCAGAATTATCCCATACAGGAAGGTTTTACTTGCAGGTAGGATTTAATGAATATTTTGCAAAAGGCCAGTCGGCATGGTGTGGAGCAACATATTATGAGGATGGTAATAATGAACAGATGCGTCCGGTTAGTGTCAGTGTGATTGATAATACGGGTCGGACTGTTAAGCAGGTAAAGGAAATAAGACATAATAATAATCCAAGTAAAAAAACAAAACAGATTGTAGCACTTGTCAAGTATCTTTCGGATATTGCAACAGAAGAGGGTATACATGAGAGAACACTCTGGATGGACGAGATTCCGGCAATTGTGTATGTTGATGAATTGATAAAAAAATATGGCATAAGAAACGATTTACCTCATATATTGAAACCGGTTGTAGGAGAAGTGGATGATCCGTTTAATCAGAATCAGTTTCCATTAGTATTACCTATATCAGATGGCGGAAATACAATTATTTATGGAACAGCAGGAAGTGGTAAATTGACACTTCTAAATACTGTGATATATGAACTTATAAGAAATCATATAACAGATTATCTGAATATTTACATAATGGATTTCGGATCGGAAACACTCAAGGTATTTGAGAAAGCACCACAGGTAGGAGGTGTGGTTTTATTATCAGAAAAAGAAAAAGTAATTAATCTCATAAAAATGCTTAGAAAAGAGATTATTACAAGAAAAAAAGCATTTGCCGATTATGGTGGGGACTATCGTTCTTATATAAACAATTCGGGAAAAACATATCCGAATATTGTTGTAATCATCAATAATTTTTCGGCACTGATTGAGACCTATGAAGAGTGTGAAGATTCCATAGGATACATAACAAGAGAGGGCATAAAGTATGGAATTTTCTTCATAGTTACTGCTAATAACAGTGGAGCTGTAAGATTCAGACTGGCACAGAATTTTTCAAACATATATGTTATGCAGATGAATGACAGGGATGATTATACCGGAATACTTGGACCGGTCGAGGGAACGTATCCTTCTAAATATAAAGGAAGAGGAATCTTTAAAACTGAGCATACATATGAATTTCAGACAGCGGTATTTTCTAAGGCAGAAAAGCTTAATGAATGTATTAACGGACTTATAGAGAAATTGAAGGAAGATGGTATACAGAAGGCAAAAACCATTCCTGTATTGCCTGTAAAGGTTGATTGTGAATACCTTAGTGACCATGGTGTTACATTAGATAAGTTCATTGTTGGAATTGATACAAAAACATTAGAACCTGCAATATTAAATATAAGAGACAGCTATATAACAGTTGGAATAGCAAATGATATACAGTCTTTAATTACTTACGGACAAGGTATGGCAGAAATTATATCAGATAAAAAACTTGCAGAAGTTATTGTCATTGACGGAACAGGAAGTTTTTATCCTGATGAGACTAAAAAATACGCATATTTTGCCGAAGGTTATGAAGAAAAAGTTGTTGCATTGTTTAATGAAGTTTTGAGACGACATAAAATTTTAAAAAACAACGAAAATATGGGTGACGAGGGTCAGCTAGTATATATTTTATTCGGATTCTCAAAAATATTTGATTTCCTGTCAGCAGATGGAAAGGATAAGTTAAAAGTAGCACTTGAAAAGGGAAAACATGAGTTAAAGGTAAATTTTGTTTTGATAGACGAAGGGACTTCATTGGCAAAACAATCCATGGATAACTGGTATAAAGTTCAATGTGGAAATTTATCAGGTGTATGGGTTGGAGACGGAAGTTCAGAACAGTACATTTTAAAAATCACTAAAGTCAGAAGCGAATTATATCAGGAGATGGCAGACGGGCTGGGTGTTTATATCAATAAAGGAAGATATAACATTATTAAACACATCAGTTCAAAAGCAGATATTAAAGAAGAAACAGAGGTGTAGAAAATGGATGAGATACTTGTTGAAATGTATCTTCCGGCATCGGGAAAAACGTATGATATAAAAATACCGTATAATGCTAAGATATACACTCTTACCAATATGCTTGCAAAGGCAATGACTGAACTTTCAGAAGGAGAGTTTAAGGACAATGGTAATTCGGTCTTGGTAGACAGGGATACAGGAAACATATTCGATATTAATTTTTCAGTCTATGAGCTGGGACTGGAGAACGGCTCAAAACTGATGTTAATATAAATTTTTCAAAGGCGAAAGGAGAAAAAATGGCTCAAGGAAAAATCATAGTAGAAACAGCGCAGCTTGATGCTGCATCTGCTAAAGTGGGTGAACTCGCAGGAACATATAAAGGCGAGTATGAAAAATTGTATAAACTGGTTGAGGAACTTCAGGCTTCATGGGCTGGAGCAGATAATACGGCGTATACAACACAGATTGAAGGCTTTAGAGATGATTTTGAGAAAATGTATACTTTGATGACAGACTATTCAGATTTTTTGAAGACAACTGCCAAAAGGTATCGTGATACTCAGGATGAAAGAAAGACCGCAGCAGCTAAGTTGCGTACTAATGCGTAAGGAGGGATAAGAAAAATGGCAGATGTAAAAATTACTTTTGAGGAAGTAAAAACAAAGGCAAATGAAATACACACATGTAATGTGAATCTTGATCAGGCATTAAAAGATATTAAAACCAATATTACAAGCCTTGATGCACAGTGGACATCAGATGCTTCTGATACAATCAGAGGAAAAATCAACGGAATGCAGTCAAAGTTCCAGACTTATTATGACATTATTGAGTCGTATGTCGAATTCTTAAATACAACCGCTTCTACTTACCAGTCAACAGAGGCAGTAATTAATTCAAACGCAAGCCAGTTTGAATAAAAATGTGGAAGGCACTGCTTGTTGTGCCTTCCGTAAATTTGAAAATTAATCCTAGCTTATATATAAAAAATATACAGAAAAGAGGAAAAATATGGCACAGGGAAAAATTGTTGTTGAAACAATTGAATTGGAAAATGCTGCTAAAAAGATAGATTCATTAGCTGATACATACCATGAGAATTATACGAAGTTGTATGATTATGTGAAGATGCTTGGTGAAATGAGCTGGCAGGGAAAAGACAATGAAGCATTTACAAACCAGATTAATCAGTTTAGAAATGATTTTGAAAATATGGAGCATATAGTAAGAGATTATGCTGATTTTTTGAGAAAAACATCAAGTGGATATAAAACAACACAGAATTATATAAAAGATGGTGCAGAAAGGAATCTTGCAACTTCTATATAAAAAGGAGTATTAAATGAATAGACAATTTAAGAGAGTTATGGCATTTGTTTTGGTTTCGGTGATGTCGTTATCGTTACTTGCAGGATGCGGTAAAGAAAAGAAACAGGTTGTAAATGACGTTGATACAACAGAATATATTACAAGAGGCGAGTGGATAAGCCGTTT
Proteins encoded:
- the essC gene encoding type VII secretion protein EssC, translated to MIVTLIETYRIFNMTLPDKVKGRFWITDVDSFGNDRKLISVEADEESWVLKGSDSAVICDTHNRIADDTVLEDNVFYNVRILEENEEGYVYAQPDDIGRQTFDKYVFRDNAELTIGRDSDNTVCINNRYVSSHHAVIKYMDGVWTIEDKNSTNGTFVNNRRTSLQELRPGDVLFIVGFKLIIGSNYIAFNNPGNTVKWDSNILQNMKPQVFDGVGKTKTTEIRPQFFYRAPRFKRDISTLKFKVDMPPAKEAQNNMPMAMIMGPSITMGMASMSSGAFSVINAINSGGNVMSVIPTAAMSVSMLLGMVMWPIITKKHEKKESQRCEAERQKLYKEYLFSLRDTIRREIENQEQILRENNISIDEASDRIINRLGNLWERNINQDDFLSISLGNGNIQMCEEIQFPDRKFSVNKDNLINDMFALANEPRELKSVPVVHSFKNNKVTGIIGENERKVKDFVMSLIIKIAALHSYDELKLVFILSEKDDDIVNVVKWFPHTWDDEHVKRYIATNLREAKEISSELEQEFYNRRELRNEDIAAPYYLIISTNKEIAEKTEIYDKVIENSNCNGYSIINVCGKFRMLPKETVSVIEIDDEGSKIYEKNDISGNSIMFEAESGIKCNINDIAVRLANTQLDIASRMYELPDMITFLDMYGVDRIEHLNPLIRWKENNPTVSLSAPVGVDTTGELFTLDLHEKYQGPHGLVAGMTGSGKSEFIITYILSMAVNYHPDEVAFILIDYKGGGLTGAFEDKEKGIKLPHLAGTITNLDGAAVKRSLISIQSELRRRQAVFNEARKVSNEGTMDIYKYQKLYRDKVVTEPVPHLFIISDEFAELKTQQPEFMEQLISAARIGRSLGVHLILATQKPSGVVDDQIWSNTRFRVCLKVQDKSDSNDMIKRSDAAELSHTGRFYLQVGFNEYFAKGQSAWCGATYYEDGNNEQMRPVSVSVIDNTGRTVKQVKEIRHNNNPSKKTKQIVALVKYLSDIATEEGIHERTLWMDEIPAIVYVDELIKKYGIRNDLPHILKPVVGEVDDPFNQNQFPLVLPISDGGNTIIYGTAGSGKLTLLNTVIYELIRNHITDYLNIYIMDFGSETLKVFEKAPQVGGVVLLSEKEKVINLIKMLRKEIITRKKAFADYGGDYRSYINNSGKTYPNIVVIINNFSALIETYEECEDSIGYITREGIKYGIFFIVTANNSGAVRFRLAQNFSNIYVMQMNDRDDYTGILGPVEGTYPSKYKGRGIFKTEHTYEFQTAVFSKAEKLNECINGLIEKLKEDGIQKAKTIPVLPVKVDCEYLSDHGVTLDKFIVGIDTKTLEPAILNIRDSYITVGIANDIQSLITYGQGMAEIISDKKLAEVIVIDGTGSFYPDETKKYAYFAEGYEEKVVALFNEVLRRHKILKNNENMGDEGQLVYILFGFSKIFDFLSADGKDKLKVALEKGKHELKVNFVLIDEGTSLAKQSMDNWYKVQCGNLSGVWVGDGSSEQYILKITKVRSELYQEMADGLGVYINKGRYNIIKHISSKADIKEETEV
- a CDS encoding WXG100 family type VII secretion target, encoding MAQGKIIVETAQLDAASAKVGELAGTYKGEYEKLYKLVEELQASWAGADNTAYTTQIEGFRDDFEKMYTLMTDYSDFLKTTAKRYRDTQDERKTAAAKLRTNA
- a CDS encoding pore-forming ESAT-6 family protein — its product is MADVKITFEEVKTKANEIHTCNVNLDQALKDIKTNITSLDAQWTSDASDTIRGKINGMQSKFQTYYDIIESYVEFLNTTASTYQSTEAVINSNASQFE
- a CDS encoding WXG100 family type VII secretion target yields the protein MAQGKIVVETIELENAAKKIDSLADTYHENYTKLYDYVKMLGEMSWQGKDNEAFTNQINQFRNDFENMEHIVRDYADFLRKTSSGYKTTQNYIKDGAERNLATSI